Within the Phaseolus vulgaris cultivar G19833 chromosome 9, P. vulgaris v2.0, whole genome shotgun sequence genome, the region AAGTTAGATAAGTCGATAGCAagttcttcctgcacccaatcatCTTTCAAATTTTCCAAAATTACCTTCTATTATGgatttgaaaatctggaattaaaaaaatcctaaatgcaaaaaatacattctggaaAGTGATTATTAGTTATGAGGTGAGGAATGATTAATGTTTATGCTATTAGtcatattttattacaaaataatgATATGCTTTGTTATGGAAAGTGATTATTCCAtagatttttaaatataaaaaaataaaaggtacATCATTAAGAATCAAAATGGAACACGATGGTATCATATAATGCTGAGGAATGATTATCTCAATATTTGTTTGGTAGGATTTTACTCATTTACCTATCGCATTGTGCAAGTAAATTTTATTTGCAATTAAGGCCGCTTGGAATGTTGAGATTTGATCACTACCAGAAGAATCTGGTCGTacctttacctttcctttcttctcccccttcttccggaaaagaaaaggtgaatgATGTTGTTTAGTACTTATAATATAACTCGTACCCTGGATTTTTCAGGTTTTGTCATTCAAATTAAATGTCGGGCACTTCCCTCATCTGGCTGATTTGGTGACCAGAATCAACTACAACTATTTCTACATGTCTGCTAATGGAAATTTGATGACTGCCTCCAGTTCTGGAAGTGTTACTTCAAGGTTGGCGAAGCCCCCTGGGTAGAGCTTTTTGATATTAAGGTGATTTGTCAAAACTTTCATCTGAATATGCAAATAATTCTGCGCCTGCTTTCGTGTTGTAAGTATTTTAGAATATCCTCCATTTGCTTGATCTTTGAGCTTAGTTAAGGAGGACAATTGGAAGCTGTTGTAACCCGTGTTGCTGTAACTGCAGAGCCACTTGTCTGGCAGCCTGCATGAGTGTGCATAGCAAGATATAATTTGTGTCCTTGTTATTGTCAGCTACGTAGGATCAACTCCTACTTTTTTGTCTCATTGTGTAAGCCCGAGTTCGGTGggttctctctctctatatgtCATGCttggtttaatttattttagctTATCAGATTTTAACAAGCTTTtgaaaataatcttttaatctTAGTAATCAATGTCTCTAGGATCCTAGCAAGGAATTAATAATAGAAAGTAAGGGTGGAAAAAtaatccaaattacaaaatccaattcataattatttaaatccatattagttttaatccatttacatggatttatttcaaatctaaatccatatttttggattttaaatccaatccatttaattggatatggattagatatagatttgatacatttttggattatccaaattgcattttgggTAGGATTTTGACTTGACCCGATCCAGGTTGAGCGAAGTCGGCCCAAGTTGAATCGAGTGAGTATGGGCCAAAGTCAAGCCAAGTCGTTTCGGCCCAAAGTTGAGCCAAATCAACCCTGGGCCAATTCGAGCTGAGTGGGCTAGAGCCCAAGTCGGTCTGAGCCGATGCAAGTCGATAGACTAGGCCTATGTCGATATGAGTTGCCTCAGGACGATGTCAAATCGAGTGGGATGGGCTGAGTTGGTGTGGGTCGACATCAGCTCGAGCCGATGTGGAGTTGAGTCAGTCCAGGCCCATGTTGAGCCGATGAAGAGCCAAGTGGGCCCAGGACAATATCGAACCGAGAGGGCTCAGGGCCGATATCGATCCGAGTTGGCTCGAGTCAATGTAGAGTTGAGCCAGTCTAGGCCCATGTCGAGCTGAGTCTTCTGGGTCAGATATCGAGTCAAGCAGACCCAGTTTGATATCGCGACGATCGGGCAAgggctgatgtcgagccgagcgggcccaGGTCAATGTTGAGCCAAGCAGGCTCGAGTCGATGTCGAACCGATCAGGACCGAGCCAATGTCGAGCCAAGCGAGCTCAATGGCCAACTGAGCGAACCCGAGCCAATATCAAGTTGAGAGGGGCCTTGGTCGATGTCGAGCCTGGCGGGTCCAGGTTGACGGTAAACCGAGCGAGAACGGGCCTATGTCGAGCCGAGTGGGTCCTGGCCGATGGTGTGCCAAGCGGGCTCGAGCCGATGATGAATTGAGCAGGCCTCGGCCGACGTTGAGCCGAGTTGCCCTAGCTGATATCGAGCCCAACGGATCCTGATCGATGTTGAGTCGAGCAGGCCTAGGTCGATGACAAACCAAGCGGACTCGAACCTATGTCGAGTCGAGTGGGTCGGGCCAATGTTCAGCCGAGTTAGCGTAACACGATTTAAAGTCtaatatatcattatttttGCCTTACGTTATTTGTTTTTCTACTTCTTAGTCACATGTATTCAAAATAACATGTAAatattaatagaaattaaaagtcTATGAAATATTTGATgagtttgaatttaaaaaagtaTAGCTATTACATTTTGCATATAGGTTCGAATTATACGAGTTGTTCATAAAGTTGGTCCAACTCaatctaatttatatattattttaaaagtatatttttttaaaaataattatgtattatatattGACACAAGTTTTCAACTtaatatacaatatttttttatattaaatttaattggtGTATTATGTTATAAGTAGGTTCATCTATTGTCTTGAAGGTTTTCATATCCTAACTTATGCCAACATAGTAATTACAAgtggaaaaaatatatattaatgggTGTTTCAAAATCTTACTAGAATGGACATTCATATCCTCTATATCATATTAGACTATAAGTATTAGATTGAGAGATTAAGGTTTAAGTTCAACTCAACTTCTCAAaacaaacttattttttattttttatatgttctATTAGAGAGTGAATTTGAGTTTAACTTCACTCACAAAAGTAATTTATAAAGTGATatttacataatatatatatatataaatttatctcTAATAGATACCATATCtctattagaaaaaaaatatcataaagttttaaaaatgaaaaaattatccTGGCTTAAGCGGATCTATTTGATTTCACGTGGAGTGTGGTGAATAAGTAACTAGTTAAATTCATCATCATACTCCCAATGTGTGGATCAATTAGTGCTACATACTCCTATTTAATAAATTGTTCTGCTTCAAGTCCTTGGAATAtaactattaaatatttttgagaaATTTTTGTTACATTCTTTTCCATAAAAAATGTGATTTAGAAAAAAATCATGTTTCTACTTATATTacgatgataaaaaaaattggaaaaaatatttttgtttaacgATTATCAATATAAAAGACGAAAGGTTAACCATCCAAGTTTTACAAACAAATTATTCTTGGTTATAGTTTAGTATCCAAATCTTCTTTTATGCATATTTACCATCACTTTCTAAAAAGTTACAAATTTTACTATTATACTGATAACaaattcatatttataaaaaactaaTGATAAAACAACGTAGATTTATACACATTAACACTTTGTTGCATATTTAACAAGTAGATAAAATATGCTAAGATTTGAAAAACTATGATAATAAAAGGTgtgaacaaaaataaaacaacacaatttataaaataataatatataacaatatttaaagagattatatattttttatgcatacaattttttataattttaccctttaaataactattttttaaattcaaataactattcTCAATAAAGAAACctatacaattaaaaataataattattttaataaaaaattataatttaataatacttttttatttcaataattataataataataatattattttcaaaagaaaaaagttaACACATATTTAAGCGTATGTgttgttaataataatagtaataaaaagtGAGAAAATGTCCTGGTAAGACAAAATCACAAGGCTGAGAGATGTTGCTTGACCTTTGAGGTTGTAACTGATCAACGGTTACCAACCCTTAGAATATAAGTgtcaaaagaaaacaaaaggtCCAAGAAAGAGACTGAAAAGACTGCTTTGGTAGTTTCTGCAATATTACCAAACTGCTTCTGGATACCCTTTCACCTCATAACCATCCACGCTACCAAATTCTATTTCTACATCACTTTCTTCTTCTAACtgcattttttttccaattttttaccTAACACCAGTAATATAAAACACTCTCAGGTATCTCCTCCGAGAGTTGAGATCTTTTAAACTTTAacaatcaataaaaataataataataataagtgaGCAGAGTCAATTATGGTACATGGACTTCGAATTCTAAGTATGAAAATGCTCGAGATTCCAACATTTTCAGTTGGGTGAACATGCTCTGGAACAAAGTCTTTATTTGAAGTCATACTTGCCGAGTGCGTAACTACCAGAATTGAATAGAATTTGGAAGCCAACACTGGTTGATTATTGTCGAATGATGTtatataaacccatagtattaGTACCACCGAATCATATCAGACACAGCGAAGAACATGGATTTCAGTAGCAGTAGAATTTTGGCACAAGGTGTATTTGTCCTCCTTGTGCTTTCGAGCGTGGCTGAGGGGACAGAGCCCAGAACCATTTTGGTTGGAGACTCCGAAGGTTGGCGTGCGGGCACCAACTACACGCAATGGGCCATTCAAAATAGCCCCTTCCACATAAACGACACATTGGGTAAGTCAATAAATGAAAATCCAATTTGTGTAAATATAGTTATGTTATGTATTGATTGATGGGTTGGTTTTTTTGGGAGGTGAAGTGTTCAAGTATCCCCCACCAGGAAATTCGACGGTTACGCAGAGCGTGTACTTGCTCCCCGACTTGTGGAGCTACATAACGTGCGAATTCCGAGGAGCAAAGGTGTTGGGGAACGCAAGCGAAGGACGTGACGAGGGGTTTAAGGTTGCGCTGACTGAGTTGAAATCATATTACTTTGCCTCTGCAGAAGGCAACTCTTATGACTGCCTtgctggtctcaccaagttcaCCGCTGTTCCATCCTCTTAGCTCAATTCCACTTTTCACCACCAAATCAAATTTCATCACTTTCTcttcttttaataaaattaaactgCATTATGTGTTATGCGTTCAAAGCCCGTCACACTTTACTGTGGCCCATTGTTCTCGGCTCGGCCTGTCATAGGCCCAAATAACAATATTCTTCCTATTCCACTTTTTCTGATGTTTAACGTTTTCACGttcatatttaaaatgaattaatattaataacatttaatagaaaaatgttaaccatacttattattattgactaaaatttattaaaaatggaTTAACTGAAAGAAGCGATAAGTATTAAAGATTTATTCACACATTTTAGATTCCagaatttatttcttttatttactcCAAACctattttaactgaaataaattCGTAGAATTAAGGTTATAACTTATATATAAgcttaaagaaaaagaaagttatAGTTGGACACTAAAAGAAGCTATAAGTAAATCTTGGATGCAAGTTAAACCAGTGGCCCCTCCACTACATATTCTATTCCTTCTGCTTCTGCTGCTGCCTTTTAAATGCTTTACCAAGTTTGTCTATTTTTGTAGAATCATAGGCTTCATCATCCATAATCAACTACTTCAGAAATCAATAATATACCACATTATACCTCAGCTTTTGGCTGCACAGATGTTGCGTACCCACATTCTCATCATCTTCTAATATACAAATATCTTTCTTATTATTCATCTTATTTTAATCAAAACGATACTATTTTTAAAGGGTGTAAttaaaacaatcaagtcaagaAAAAACAAGGTCAGGTGTGTTTTAGGTTTCTTCATTCTTACTAAATAttacttctttattttttattatgttttaaaaatgaCATGGTTTTTGCtttcaaattgtttttaatatataactagtgaaatttgtttgtttttatagAATTTAGAATGTTAAGGTGGGAAAGAAAGGTATAGCGGTTGTAAGAAAATCCAATACCTAAAATGGATAAACACGCcgttttaaaatatgaaaactaAGATTACATTTTGGCTGCAATTTTAAGACGTCAAACATATTTTACCTTCAAAAActgtttcaaaaaatttattattacttatattaagatataatttttttctattttttgatCTATAATAAAGAccgaaaaaaataattttagagtataactaatacaattaaaatgaaatttgaatattctattattaaagtgaaaagtatatataaaaaaaaatcatttattcaAGTTTCATTTCAAAAGAACTATGATCTCTCTAAAAACtccattttccttttctttgtcTTTTCTCTAAGATTTTAACTTCCTCGCTCAACAGATCAACGATCGAAATTTGTCGTTGAACTCCTAGTAGTAAACTCTATAAGATTGCTCGatcaaaatctcaaataaagtaagttcattttgactctttttcctttgagttagttttgatatGATTATATTTGTCTTTAGTTTAAGCTTGCATGtgatatttttatctttagaattagtttatgttaactcagggtcctagtgattttgttagattttttatcaggactCTATGATGTAGGTTAAGTTAAACTTGAACAATTATAGGATTTGGAGCTCTTAATGAGCATTTGCTCAAAATCAGGTAAGGGAAGGTAGCTTTAAATTTCCAATAAAACCCTAGGCTAGAAAATCTAgatgtgggggtgacgtggtTACCAGTTCCAAATTCTGTTTGAAGGATTGATTGTTTATGAACAATGCATGGTATTGTTTGAAATATAATGtgaatatgttgattttgataTGGATGATTTATGGTAGATGTTTTTGTTTGAATCGAAAAATTTGGTGTATTTATATAGTTGATACTGTGTAAGTTACTTTAGAAGTGAATGAGctgttaaaattgtttttgtttgattatGAATGAGGAAACTAGGCAGAATTATGCAGATTTTTCTGCATATCTCACTCAAATGAGATAACTCTCATCCAAgtgagaataaaatgaaaagatgGGGTGTTATTGGATCCGTTTTCACCTAAGCGAGAAGGAATATCGCTCAGGTGAGACTTGAGATGAAATTTTAAGTGCTCTCATATTCaatctcgcttgagcaagaCCTATTCTCGCGCCAAGCAATATGATTTTCACTAAAGCTAGACtctgtaaaaaataaaaacaaaaaacttaaaatttatatttttgcttttgaaactctggtttattattgtttaatttttttcaatgaaaattataaattttatttaaaattatggataaaggaacttagttatgtgtttaagtgaattttgagatatatttagattgtttagaaagtttaaaatatagtaagattgaatggtgtattgatgtgttaaatgaagtatgcaatgatgtgaaagtgtgatcaaaatatagtattttcaggaaacaAAATATTGTGTTAAGATTGTTATttgggtgtattgatttgttaAGTCCCGTTAATGAGACGATCCTAACTCTATTGATATAATgaaatcacatagatgaagttattcagttgatgaaagtcaaaggaggttcatatgacttGGGTTACGATTTC harbors:
- the LOC137822216 gene encoding uncharacterized protein, coding for MDFSSSRILAQGVFVLLVLSSVAEGTEPRTILVGDSEGWRAGTNYTQWAIQNSPFHINDTLVFKYPPPGNSTVTQSVYLLPDLWSYITCEFRGAKVLGNASEGRDEGFKVALTELKSYYFASAEGNSYDCLAGLTKFTAVPSS